The following are encoded in a window of Corythoichthys intestinalis isolate RoL2023-P3 chromosome 8, ASM3026506v1, whole genome shotgun sequence genomic DNA:
- the vps37c gene encoding vacuolar protein sorting-associated protein 37C isoform X1 gives MKRKPGRSMEKILDLSQSELQELLDHPEKVESMAQESDEIQNIQLEREMSLASNRSLAEENLNMRPHLESQREVLVGKYTQLKAVRETYKEHQSIIERIVGQVSPEALFSRLQTEGEKAEAESEVLADVFLEGSLPLDSFLERFLVLRSVAHKRRVLIEKFQEAMQHKTEAITPSAHIGSPDGAPNNLWNPQTETATAKHLHQGNTKCLNSSYVTASQPLSSPAGGPCVLPYPPCQFVSSNVSPAVSSGSGPAVLSQVPSYAGSPFAPEGRCVGFGSAFRPPVSHPTQSSFPAPNPGSAFGQYTASHSQSNTASSYNDGGYNHPTRSAFSNSQPPTGRLFCRPGYGVP, from the exons AT GAAGAGAAAACCTGGCAGATCAATGGAGAAGATTCTAGACCTGAGCCAATCAGAGCTACAGGAACTTCTGGATCACCCTGAAAAGGTGGAGTCCATGGCCCAAGAGTCTGACGAG ATCCAGAACATCCAGTTGGAGAGAGAGATGTCTTTGGCATCCAATCGCAGCCTTGCGGAGGAAAACCTGAACATGAGGCCACACTTGGAGTCACAAAGAGAGGTTCTTGTGGGGAAATATACACAGCTCAAGGCCGTCAGAGAAACCTACAAGGAGCACCAATCCATAATAG AGAGGATCGTTGGCCAGGTGTCCCCAGAAGCATTATTCTCCAGACTACAGACGGAGGGCGAAAAAGCAGAAGCTGAGTCAGAG GTCCTAGCTGATGTATTTCTGGAGGGCTCTCTGCCATTGGACTCATTCCTTGAACGCTTCCTTGTACTACGTTCAGTTGCTCACAAAAGACGTGTGCTGATAGAAAAATTCCAGGAGGCTATGCAACACAAAACAGAGGCTATAACGCCATCAGCACATATCGGCTCTCCTGATGGAGCTCCTAATAATTTATGGAATCCACAGACCGAAACGGCAACAGCGAAACATTTGCATCAAGGAAACACCAAATGCCTGAACTCCAGCTACGTTACTGCCTCCCAACCACTTTCTTCACCTGCAGGTGGTCCCTGTGTTCTCCCCTACCCTCCATGTCAATTTGTTTCTTCCAACGTTTCCCCAGCAGTATCGTCAGGCTCTGGCCCTGCCGTTCTCTCACAGGTTCCGTCATACGCTGGCTCACCTTTTGCCCCGGAAGGGAGATGCGTTGGCTTCGGGTCAGCATTCAGACCTCCCGTTTCTCATCCAACTCAGTCGTCTTTCCCTGCTCCAAACCCAGGATCAGCTTTTGGCCAATACACAGCAAGCCACTCACAGAGCAATACTGCATCTTCATATAATGATGGAGGTTACAATCACCCAACCAGGTCTGCTTTCTCCAACTCTCAACCACCAACTGGAAGACTGTTTTGCAGACCTGGATATGGAGTTCCCTAA
- the vps37c gene encoding vacuolar protein sorting-associated protein 37C isoform X2 has product MEKILDLSQSELQELLDHPEKVESMAQESDEIQNIQLEREMSLASNRSLAEENLNMRPHLESQREVLVGKYTQLKAVRETYKEHQSIIERIVGQVSPEALFSRLQTEGEKAEAESEVLADVFLEGSLPLDSFLERFLVLRSVAHKRRVLIEKFQEAMQHKTEAITPSAHIGSPDGAPNNLWNPQTETATAKHLHQGNTKCLNSSYVTASQPLSSPAGGPCVLPYPPCQFVSSNVSPAVSSGSGPAVLSQVPSYAGSPFAPEGRCVGFGSAFRPPVSHPTQSSFPAPNPGSAFGQYTASHSQSNTASSYNDGGYNHPTRSAFSNSQPPTGRLFCRPGYGVP; this is encoded by the exons ATGGAGAAGATTCTAGACCTGAGCCAATCAGAGCTACAGGAACTTCTGGATCACCCTGAAAAGGTGGAGTCCATGGCCCAAGAGTCTGACGAG ATCCAGAACATCCAGTTGGAGAGAGAGATGTCTTTGGCATCCAATCGCAGCCTTGCGGAGGAAAACCTGAACATGAGGCCACACTTGGAGTCACAAAGAGAGGTTCTTGTGGGGAAATATACACAGCTCAAGGCCGTCAGAGAAACCTACAAGGAGCACCAATCCATAATAG AGAGGATCGTTGGCCAGGTGTCCCCAGAAGCATTATTCTCCAGACTACAGACGGAGGGCGAAAAAGCAGAAGCTGAGTCAGAG GTCCTAGCTGATGTATTTCTGGAGGGCTCTCTGCCATTGGACTCATTCCTTGAACGCTTCCTTGTACTACGTTCAGTTGCTCACAAAAGACGTGTGCTGATAGAAAAATTCCAGGAGGCTATGCAACACAAAACAGAGGCTATAACGCCATCAGCACATATCGGCTCTCCTGATGGAGCTCCTAATAATTTATGGAATCCACAGACCGAAACGGCAACAGCGAAACATTTGCATCAAGGAAACACCAAATGCCTGAACTCCAGCTACGTTACTGCCTCCCAACCACTTTCTTCACCTGCAGGTGGTCCCTGTGTTCTCCCCTACCCTCCATGTCAATTTGTTTCTTCCAACGTTTCCCCAGCAGTATCGTCAGGCTCTGGCCCTGCCGTTCTCTCACAGGTTCCGTCATACGCTGGCTCACCTTTTGCCCCGGAAGGGAGATGCGTTGGCTTCGGGTCAGCATTCAGACCTCCCGTTTCTCATCCAACTCAGTCGTCTTTCCCTGCTCCAAACCCAGGATCAGCTTTTGGCCAATACACAGCAAGCCACTCACAGAGCAATACTGCATCTTCATATAATGATGGAGGTTACAATCACCCAACCAGGTCTGCTTTCTCCAACTCTCAACCACCAACTGGAAGACTGTTTTGCAGACCTGGATATGGAGTTCCCTAA
- the ddt gene encoding D-dopachrome decarboxylase, which translates to MPFLDLQSNLPASSFHEEFLKKLCSFAAGVLGKPDDRMNLMVKPGLPMWIAGSGSPCVVLSISAIGVTDTADKNKEHSAKLFGFLTKELPLTEDRIVLQFHNLEPHQVGKKGTVMSFL; encoded by the exons ATGCCGTTTCTCGATTTGCAGAGCAATTTACCAGCGAGTTCTTTCCACGAAGAGTTCCTGAAAAAGCTGTGTTCATTTGCTGCGGGTGTTTTGGGAAAGCCTGATGAT AGAATGAACTTGATGGTGAAGCCAGGGTTACCAATGTGGATAGCAGGCTCAGGCTCTCCCTGCGTGGTGCTATCGATTTCTGCTATTGGGGTAACAGACACTGCTGACAAGAATAAGGAGCACAGTGCTAAGCTCTTTGGGTTTCTGACTAAAGAGCTTCCTCTAACTGAAGACAG GATTGTTCTTCAGTTCCACAATTTGGAGCCTCACCAGGTTGGGAAGAAGGGAACAGTGATGAGCTTCCTGTaa
- the vps37c gene encoding vacuolar protein sorting-associated protein 37C isoform X3: protein MKRKPGRSMEKILDLSQSELQELLDHPEKVESMAQESDEIQNIQLEREMSLASNRSLAEENLNMRPHLESQREVLVGKYTQLKAVRETYKEHQSIIERIVGQVSPEALFSRLQTEGEKAEAESEVLADVFLEGSLPLDSFLERFLVLRSVAHKRRVLIEKFQEAMQHKTEAITPSAHIGSPDGAPNNLWNPQTETATAKHLHQGNTKCLNSSYVTASQPLSSPAGSVIRWLTFCPGREMRWLRVSIQTSRFSSNSVVFPCSKPRISFWPIHSKPLTEQYCIFI, encoded by the exons AT GAAGAGAAAACCTGGCAGATCAATGGAGAAGATTCTAGACCTGAGCCAATCAGAGCTACAGGAACTTCTGGATCACCCTGAAAAGGTGGAGTCCATGGCCCAAGAGTCTGACGAG ATCCAGAACATCCAGTTGGAGAGAGAGATGTCTTTGGCATCCAATCGCAGCCTTGCGGAGGAAAACCTGAACATGAGGCCACACTTGGAGTCACAAAGAGAGGTTCTTGTGGGGAAATATACACAGCTCAAGGCCGTCAGAGAAACCTACAAGGAGCACCAATCCATAATAG AGAGGATCGTTGGCCAGGTGTCCCCAGAAGCATTATTCTCCAGACTACAGACGGAGGGCGAAAAAGCAGAAGCTGAGTCAGAG GTCCTAGCTGATGTATTTCTGGAGGGCTCTCTGCCATTGGACTCATTCCTTGAACGCTTCCTTGTACTACGTTCAGTTGCTCACAAAAGACGTGTGCTGATAGAAAAATTCCAGGAGGCTATGCAACACAAAACAGAGGCTATAACGCCATCAGCACATATCGGCTCTCCTGATGGAGCTCCTAATAATTTATGGAATCCACAGACCGAAACGGCAACAGCGAAACATTTGCATCAAGGAAACACCAAATGCCTGAACTCCAGCTACGTTACTGCCTCCCAACCACTTTCTTCACCTGCAG GTTCCGTCATACGCTGGCTCACCTTTTGCCCCGGAAGGGAGATGCGTTGGCTTCGGGTCAGCATTCAGACCTCCCGTTTCTCATCCAACTCAGTCGTCTTTCCCTGCTCCAAACCCAGGATCAGCTTTTGGCCAATACACAGCAAGCCACTCACAGAGCAATACTGCATCTTCATATAA